The following coding sequences are from one Pusillimonas sp. DMV24BSW_D window:
- a CDS encoding MaoC family dehydratase, with product MKFSEFRDGMVIKHPPVVLDEKTMIDFAKQFDPQWFHTDPEKAGNSRWGGLIGSGWLTCSLAMRMAADSALAGSESFGSPGVDKIRWLLPTRPGDALRLELTVNNVRVSETRKDLGIVRWTWRVYNQNDDQVLELEATSLFDLGQA from the coding sequence ATGAAATTCAGTGAGTTTCGAGACGGCATGGTCATCAAGCACCCGCCTGTGGTGCTTGACGAAAAGACCATGATCGACTTTGCCAAACAGTTCGACCCACAATGGTTTCATACTGATCCCGAAAAGGCCGGTAACAGCCGCTGGGGCGGCCTGATTGGCAGCGGTTGGCTTACTTGTAGTTTAGCGATGCGTATGGCAGCTGATTCTGCCTTGGCAGGCTCTGAAAGTTTCGGGTCTCCCGGCGTTGATAAGATTCGTTGGTTGCTACCCACGCGCCCCGGCGATGCTTTGCGTTTGGAGCTTACGGTTAATAACGTGCGCGTTTCAGAAACGCGTAAAGATTTGGGGATCGTGCGCTGGACATGGCGTGTGTATAACCAGAATGATGATCAAGTGCTGGAGTTGGAAGCCACGAGCTTGTTCGATTTGGGGCAGGCCTGA
- a CDS encoding helix-turn-helix transcriptional regulator, which produces MNNKALNQKVLAAEETGSQDRDPYLIALGERVRRLRAIRGMTRKELARAARVSERHLANLERGVGNVSILVLLQISKAFNCVLAELVGDVTTSTPEWLLIRELLQNRSEQELQQAREALAQLFVGQAVSAAGNRTKQIAVVGLRGAGKSTLGRMLAADIGYPFVELSSEIERVAGCGILEIHSLYGPTAYRRYEKRALEESLQLYPEMVLATPGGIVSEPSTMNLLLSHCYTVWVKASPEDHMARVMAQGDFRPMAGNNEAMADLKRILAGREAFYSKADYVCMTSQRSLSEVFDALRTHIREVAGLPLA; this is translated from the coding sequence GTGAACAATAAAGCATTAAATCAGAAAGTCCTGGCGGCTGAGGAGACAGGCAGCCAGGATCGCGACCCGTATCTTATCGCCCTCGGGGAGCGGGTACGGCGGCTACGCGCTATTAGGGGGATGACGCGCAAAGAACTCGCCCGAGCTGCGCGTGTATCCGAACGCCACCTTGCCAATCTTGAGCGAGGTGTAGGAAACGTTTCTATCCTGGTTCTGCTGCAAATTTCCAAGGCATTTAATTGTGTTTTGGCGGAATTGGTGGGAGACGTCACCACTTCCACGCCTGAGTGGCTGCTCATTCGGGAGCTGTTGCAAAATCGCTCGGAGCAGGAGCTTCAGCAGGCACGAGAAGCGCTGGCGCAACTGTTTGTCGGGCAAGCCGTTTCCGCAGCAGGCAATCGTACAAAGCAAATTGCCGTGGTGGGGTTGCGCGGTGCCGGAAAATCAACCTTGGGGCGCATGCTGGCGGCTGATATTGGTTATCCCTTCGTTGAGCTCAGTTCGGAAATCGAGCGCGTGGCCGGGTGCGGCATCCTGGAGATCCACAGTCTGTATGGGCCTACAGCTTATCGGCGTTATGAGAAACGTGCTCTTGAAGAGTCGCTGCAACTGTATCCTGAAATGGTGCTTGCCACGCCAGGGGGAATTGTTTCCGAACCTTCAACCATGAATTTGCTGTTATCCCATTGTTATACCGTATGGGTGAAAGCAAGTCCGGAAGATCATATGGCGCGTGTGATGGCGCAGGGCGACTTCCGGCCCATGGCCGGCAATAATGAGGCCATGGCCGACCTTAAGCGCATTCTGGCCGGGCGCGAGGCATTTTATTCGAAGGCCGACTACGTATGCATGACAAGCCAACGCAGTTTGTCGGAAGTGTTCGATGCGCTGCGTACGCACATCCGCGAGGTTGCCGGCCTGCCTCTTGCGTAA
- the boxA gene encoding benzoyl-CoA 2,3-epoxidase subunit BoxA: MTTATTVMKQHLIDPEICIRCNTCEETCPIDAITHDSNNYVVDASICNDCMACVPPCPTGAIDNWIQVVSDNAYSIEEQFTWDELPEPQEAPEGAEVVEAKAPAAPTASEAQEQEGDQDLENKPFTAAGASIPPWSAAHPYTNLYTHKNPVTATVVGNYRVTDSDTDSDIHHIVLDMGDTPMPLLEGQSIAIFPAGEDENGRSYHARQYSIASPRDGERPGYNNLSITVKRVVEDHDGKPVKGVCSNYLCDLQKNDSVKLIGPYGNSFLMPNLPDSNLVMICTGTGAAPMRAMTEHCRRLNKEGKYRGKLMLFFGARSERELPYFGPLMNLPKDFIDINLALSRQADRPKKYVQDVIRERASDVLALINDSKTCIYVCGLKGMEEGVLAALKDIVTESGKKWEDVHAQLKTQGRLHFETY, translated from the coding sequence ATGACAACGGCCACCACAGTCATGAAACAGCATTTAATTGATCCGGAAATTTGTATTCGCTGTAACACCTGCGAAGAAACTTGCCCGATCGATGCCATTACACACGACTCCAACAACTACGTGGTGGATGCGTCGATATGTAATGATTGCATGGCCTGTGTGCCGCCGTGCCCCACCGGCGCAATCGACAACTGGATTCAAGTGGTAAGCGACAACGCTTACTCCATTGAAGAGCAATTTACCTGGGATGAGTTGCCCGAGCCGCAGGAAGCGCCGGAAGGTGCGGAGGTCGTCGAGGCAAAGGCGCCGGCAGCACCAACGGCTTCTGAGGCGCAAGAACAAGAGGGTGACCAAGACCTCGAGAACAAACCATTTACGGCAGCGGGTGCCAGCATACCGCCTTGGTCGGCAGCCCATCCTTATACCAACCTGTATACGCATAAAAACCCGGTTACCGCGACCGTAGTGGGCAATTACCGCGTTACCGACAGCGATACAGACAGCGATATTCATCATATTGTGCTTGATATGGGTGACACACCCATGCCGCTTCTGGAAGGCCAGTCAATCGCGATTTTCCCTGCGGGTGAAGACGAGAACGGCCGTTCTTATCATGCGCGGCAATATTCCATTGCCAGCCCGCGCGACGGCGAGCGCCCCGGTTATAACAATTTGTCGATTACCGTAAAACGGGTTGTGGAAGACCACGACGGCAAACCCGTAAAAGGGGTATGTTCGAATTATTTGTGCGACCTGCAAAAGAACGACTCGGTGAAGTTGATTGGCCCATACGGCAACAGTTTCCTGATGCCGAATCTGCCTGACTCAAATCTGGTCATGATTTGCACCGGTACAGGGGCTGCGCCCATGCGTGCCATGACGGAGCATTGCCGTCGCCTGAATAAAGAAGGCAAATATCGTGGCAAATTAATGTTGTTTTTTGGGGCGCGTTCTGAGCGTGAGTTACCTTACTTTGGGCCGCTCATGAATTTGCCGAAAGACTTTATCGATATCAACCTGGCGTTGTCGCGGCAGGCCGATCGCCCTAAAAAATATGTACAAGACGTGATTCGCGAGCGCGCGTCTGATGTTTTGGCATTGATCAACGATAGCAAAACCTGCATTTATGTTTGCGGCTTGAAAGGCATGGAAGAAGGTGTGTTGGCTGCACTGAAAGACATCGTTACGGAAAGCGGCAAGAAATGGGAAGATGTTCACGCCCAACTTAAAACCCAAGGTCGGTTACACTTCGAAACTTACTAG
- a CDS encoding 3,4-dehydroadipyl-CoA semialdehyde dehydrogenase, producing MTKLANYLEGRWQEGSGKGSPVLDPITGETLATVSADGLDMHAAYDYARQQAGPALRKLSYAERAGLLGDIVKVLQANRDKYFEISLRNSGTVQNDSSVDVDGAIYTLSFYAKAGSKMVEKALRLDGESAPLAKDNVFASQHIYVPIQGLALFINAFNFPAWGLWEKAAAALLSGVPVVIKPATSTAWLTHEMVKDVVDANILPAGALNIVCGRPDALLDALNGLDVVSFTGSADTAASLRDHPRIKHDGVRFNAETDSINSAILGPDTDDDATGLLVREVVRELTIKSGQKCTAIRRIFVPESKYDAVAQAISDKLKTITVGDPRKEGVRMGSLVNLSQRDAILEGIEKLAKCSDILFDGRTESTIDLDNENRAVVPPVLFGVRNPDDHPLVHEMEVFGPVATLIPYRNTEHAFTLTRRGMGSLVASVYSNQPDFLAQAAAILAESHGRVHLINNDVAKAHTGHGNVMPQSNHGGPGRAGGGEELGGLRALRFYHRLAAIQGSPDVLGKLAQAAGSES from the coding sequence ATGACAAAACTCGCAAACTATCTTGAAGGACGCTGGCAAGAAGGAAGCGGCAAAGGCAGCCCGGTTCTCGACCCCATCACGGGTGAGACGTTGGCCACCGTTAGTGCCGATGGCCTGGACATGCATGCCGCCTACGATTACGCCAGGCAACAAGCCGGGCCGGCCTTGCGAAAATTAAGCTATGCCGAGCGCGCCGGATTGCTGGGCGATATTGTGAAAGTACTTCAGGCAAATCGCGATAAGTACTTTGAAATTTCACTGCGCAATTCCGGCACGGTGCAAAATGACAGTTCGGTCGACGTCGACGGCGCCATCTACACGCTGTCCTTCTATGCCAAAGCCGGCTCCAAAATGGTGGAAAAAGCCCTGCGCCTCGACGGTGAATCGGCTCCGCTGGCAAAAGACAACGTTTTTGCCAGCCAACACATTTACGTCCCCATTCAGGGGCTGGCGCTCTTCATCAACGCATTCAACTTCCCTGCGTGGGGCCTGTGGGAAAAAGCCGCGGCCGCGCTGCTATCCGGCGTTCCCGTTGTCATCAAACCCGCCACCTCCACCGCCTGGTTAACGCACGAAATGGTGAAAGATGTCGTCGACGCCAACATCCTGCCGGCCGGCGCCTTGAATATTGTTTGCGGCCGACCCGACGCTTTGCTCGACGCGTTGAACGGTCTTGATGTCGTGTCTTTCACCGGTTCGGCCGACACGGCCGCATCGTTGCGCGACCATCCCCGCATCAAGCATGACGGCGTACGTTTCAACGCGGAAACCGACAGCATTAACAGTGCGATTCTGGGCCCCGACACCGATGATGACGCAACCGGGTTGCTGGTGCGCGAAGTGGTGCGTGAACTCACCATCAAATCGGGCCAGAAATGCACCGCAATACGCCGCATTTTTGTCCCCGAGTCGAAATACGATGCTGTGGCGCAGGCTATTTCCGACAAATTGAAAACCATTACGGTGGGCGATCCGCGCAAAGAAGGCGTTCGTATGGGCAGCCTGGTGAATCTTTCACAACGCGACGCCATTCTCGAGGGCATTGAAAAACTGGCGAAATGTAGCGATATTCTGTTCGATGGCCGCACGGAAAGTACCATTGATCTCGACAACGAAAATAGAGCGGTCGTGCCACCTGTACTATTCGGGGTGCGCAATCCCGACGACCATCCTCTGGTTCACGAAATGGAAGTGTTTGGCCCGGTCGCCACGCTCATCCCTTATCGCAATACAGAACACGCCTTCACGCTGACTCGCCGCGGCATGGGTTCATTGGTTGCCTCGGTATACAGCAATCAACCCGATTTCCTGGCGCAAGCAGCCGCAATCCTGGCGGAAAGCCACGGTCGTGTACACCTTATCAACAACGACGTAGCCAAAGCCCATACCGGGCACGGCAACGTGATGCCGCAATCGAACCATGGCGGCCCAGGGCGCGCCGGCGGCGGCGAGGAACTGGGCGGCTTGCGCGCCCTGCGCTTTTATCACCGGCTCGCGGCCATTCAAGGTTCTCCCGACGTCTTGGGCAAATTGGCCCAGGCAGCAGGTTCTGAAAGTTAA
- the boxC gene encoding 2,3-epoxybenzoyl-CoA dihydrolase, with product MSEAATLVDFRTDPSQYKHWELSFDGQVATLAMDVNEDAGLRPGYKLKLNSYDLGVDIELHDALQRIRFEHPEVRTVVLTSKKDRIFCSGANIFMLGLSSHAWKVNFCKFTNETRNGIEDSSRHNGLKFIAAVNGACAGGGYEVALACDEILLIDDRSSAVSLPEVPLLGVLPGTGGLTRVTDKRKVRHDRADIFCTLVEGVRGERAKNWRLVDDIIKPAQFEEGVKKRAAELAEQSNRPADAKGVQLTRVEREESDNGVKYKYVEITIDREQRSATWVVKAPDADVPTDIAGIESQGAAWWPLQMARELDDAILHMRTNELDIGTWVFKTEGDASRVLAADETLQKLGDNWLVRETVGMLRRTLARLDVSSRSLFALIEPGSCFVGTLLELALACDRTYMLDDPETDKPAQIAVNELNFGAYPMVNALSRIERRFYEEAPAIDAVRAKIGSAIGAEEAESLGLVTYSLDDIDWDDEVRIALEERRALSPDSLTGLEANLRFGVKETMETRVFGRLSAWQNWIFYRPNASGDKGALRLYGKGEKASFDWDRV from the coding sequence ATGAGTGAAGCCGCTACCCTCGTCGATTTTCGCACCGATCCCAGTCAGTACAAGCACTGGGAACTCAGTTTTGATGGCCAGGTGGCCACCCTTGCGATGGACGTGAACGAAGATGCTGGTCTGCGTCCCGGGTACAAACTGAAACTGAATTCCTATGACCTGGGTGTCGATATCGAATTGCACGACGCGTTGCAGCGCATTCGTTTCGAACATCCGGAAGTTCGCACTGTTGTCCTCACCAGCAAGAAAGACCGTATTTTCTGCTCGGGCGCCAACATCTTCATGCTGGGGTTGTCATCCCACGCCTGGAAGGTGAATTTCTGTAAATTTACGAATGAAACCCGTAATGGCATTGAAGACTCCAGTCGCCACAATGGTTTGAAATTTATTGCCGCTGTAAACGGCGCATGTGCCGGTGGCGGTTACGAAGTTGCGCTGGCATGCGACGAAATCCTGCTGATCGATGACCGTTCCTCCGCCGTTTCTTTGCCGGAAGTACCGCTCTTGGGCGTACTGCCGGGTACGGGTGGGTTAACGCGTGTTACCGACAAACGAAAAGTTCGCCACGATCGCGCCGATATTTTCTGCACTTTGGTGGAAGGCGTGCGCGGGGAGCGAGCCAAGAATTGGCGTCTGGTTGATGACATCATCAAGCCTGCGCAATTTGAAGAGGGTGTCAAGAAACGTGCCGCCGAGTTGGCTGAACAAAGCAATCGTCCTGCCGACGCCAAAGGTGTTCAACTGACACGCGTTGAGCGTGAGGAAAGTGATAACGGCGTGAAATACAAGTACGTCGAAATCACGATTGATCGTGAGCAGCGCTCGGCAACCTGGGTCGTCAAAGCGCCCGATGCCGATGTACCGACCGACATCGCCGGCATTGAGTCTCAAGGTGCCGCCTGGTGGCCGCTGCAAATGGCGCGCGAGCTCGACGATGCGATCTTGCACATGCGTACTAACGAGTTGGACATTGGAACCTGGGTTTTCAAGACCGAAGGCGATGCTTCCCGCGTGTTGGCGGCAGATGAAACTTTGCAAAAGCTCGGTGATAACTGGCTTGTTCGCGAAACGGTCGGCATGTTGCGTCGTACGCTTGCCCGTCTCGATGTCTCCTCGCGTTCGCTGTTTGCCCTGATCGAACCCGGTTCATGCTTTGTGGGCACGCTGCTCGAGCTGGCGCTGGCTTGCGATCGTACTTACATGCTGGATGATCCTGAAACCGACAAGCCTGCCCAAATTGCGGTTAATGAACTGAATTTCGGCGCGTATCCCATGGTGAATGCGCTGAGCCGTATCGAACGTCGCTTCTACGAGGAAGCGCCGGCTATTGACGCTGTCCGTGCCAAGATTGGCAGCGCAATTGGTGCTGAAGAGGCAGAGTCGCTGGGTCTGGTTACCTACTCTCTCGATGACATCGATTGGGACGATGAAGTGCGCATTGCGCTGGAAGAGCGCCGTGCATTGTCACCTGATTCGCTGACCGGCCTGGAAGCCAATCTGCGTTTCGGCGTGAAAGAAACGATGGAAACCCGTGTGTTCGGCCGGTTGTCGGCTTGGCAAAACTGGATCTTCTATCGGCCGAATGCCTCGGGCGACAAAGGTGCCCTGCGGTTGTATGGCAAAGGTGAGAAAGCCAGTTTCGACTGGGATCGTGTGTAA
- a CDS encoding alpha/beta fold hydrolase — MSNLSITHRQVPIHIDDRDYELECQFISPEKTDRDLIIFLHEGLGSVALWRDWPAQLCEQANCRGLVYSRYGYGASTPRPPEEKWPLSYMHTQAEKALPALLKALNMEHERPILFGHSDGGSIALLYAAMYPSRPKAIAVAAPHIFVEDVTTTSIEQAREAYLNTDLPQRFSRYHQNPDSAFWGWNDIWLNPEFKYWNIEAYLPKIQCPVLAIQGKNDEYGTLAQIQGIQRIVSHTELCIIDDCRHSPHKDQPEVLNQALVAFIQKLNETSPTNP, encoded by the coding sequence ATGAGTAATCTGTCCATCACCCACCGCCAAGTCCCCATTCACATCGACGATCGCGATTATGAGCTGGAATGCCAGTTCATCTCGCCCGAGAAAACCGACCGGGACCTGATTATTTTTCTGCACGAGGGGTTGGGTTCTGTTGCCTTGTGGCGCGATTGGCCGGCGCAACTTTGCGAACAAGCCAACTGCCGTGGCCTGGTGTATTCGCGCTATGGTTACGGCGCCAGTACTCCCCGCCCTCCCGAGGAAAAATGGCCGCTTAGTTACATGCATACACAAGCGGAAAAGGCCTTGCCGGCCCTGTTGAAAGCGCTGAATATGGAGCACGAGCGGCCTATTTTGTTCGGACACAGCGACGGCGGCTCCATTGCGCTGCTTTATGCGGCGATGTACCCCAGCCGCCCCAAGGCCATTGCAGTAGCGGCGCCCCATATTTTTGTTGAAGATGTCACAACAACCAGCATTGAGCAAGCACGTGAAGCATACCTGAACACTGATCTGCCACAACGCTTCTCCCGTTATCATCAGAACCCCGACTCGGCATTCTGGGGTTGGAACGACATCTGGCTTAACCCCGAATTCAAATACTGGAACATTGAAGCCTATTTGCCCAAAATCCAATGCCCTGTTCTGGCGATTCAGGGGAAAAACGACGAGTACGGCACACTGGCCCAAATCCAAGGGATACAACGGATAGTGTCGCACACAGAACTCTGTATTATTGATGATTGCCGTCATTCTCCCCATAAAGATCAGCCGGAAGTCCTGAACCAGGCGTTGGTGGCTTTCATACAAAAACTGAACGAAACATCACCCACCAACCCGTGA
- a CDS encoding DUF4863 family protein, whose amino-acid sequence MNLETFQQLIQKVTNHIGDRPLNKTLQDDLNQTFPVGGDVYNEIVNACRTGVAQGWMCQYEGGGIRYGRVIKPTDVLNGYSVDVVDMKDLAGPHHRHPNGEIDLIMPIDDTAKFDNHPAGWLVYGPDTAHRPTVSQGQALVLYLLPEGKIEFTRS is encoded by the coding sequence ATGAACCTCGAGACATTTCAGCAACTCATTCAAAAAGTAACCAATCATATTGGCGACCGCCCGTTGAATAAAACGTTGCAAGACGACCTGAATCAAACTTTTCCCGTCGGGGGCGACGTTTACAACGAAATCGTCAACGCCTGTCGCACAGGCGTTGCTCAAGGCTGGATGTGCCAATACGAGGGGGGCGGCATTCGTTACGGGCGTGTTATCAAGCCAACAGATGTGCTCAATGGTTATTCGGTCGATGTGGTCGATATGAAAGACCTGGCCGGGCCGCACCATCGCCACCCCAATGGCGAAATCGACCTGATCATGCCCATCGACGACACTGCAAAGTTCGACAACCACCCGGCCGGCTGGCTGGTGTATGGGCCCGACACGGCTCACCGCCCCACCGTGAGTCAGGGCCAGGCATTGGTTCTGTATCTTTTGCCCGAAGGCAAAATCGAATTCACCCGTTCATAG
- the boxB gene encoding benzoyl-CoA 2,3-epoxidase subunit BoxB → MSGINYSEKIPNNVNLSSDRTLQRALEHWQPNYLQWWQDMGPEASQELDVYLRTAVSVDPSGWAHFDYVKMPDYRWGIFLAPQDGDRKIHFGEHLGEAAWQDAPGEHRANLRRIIVTQGDTEPASVEQQRHLGLTAPSLYDLRNLFQVNVEEGRHLWAMVYLLHRYFGRDGREEADALLQRHSGSEDSPRILGAFNEKTPDWLAFYMFTYFTDRDGKFQLSALSESAFDPLARTTKFMLTEEAHHMFVGESGVSRVLQRTAQVMNELKTTDPEAIRKAGVIDLPTIQRYLNFHYSVTIDLFGADQSSNAAIFYSAGLKGRHEEGKRTDDHLLKNDTYPILEVHNGELREIQVPMLNALNEVLRDDYIRDSVAGVNRWNKVLEKAGIDFRLTVPHKAFNRRIGTLSGIRVSPDGTVLTEEQWNANVDKWLPTEEDRAYVASLMGRVVEPGKFANWIAPPPMGINRQPIDFEYVRFN, encoded by the coding sequence ATGTCCGGTATTAATTATTCCGAGAAAATCCCAAACAACGTCAATTTGTCCAGTGACCGCACGTTGCAACGTGCGCTGGAGCATTGGCAGCCCAATTACCTGCAATGGTGGCAGGATATGGGTCCGGAAGCGTCCCAGGAGTTGGATGTCTACCTGCGCACGGCGGTTAGTGTAGATCCCAGTGGCTGGGCCCACTTCGATTACGTAAAAATGCCCGATTACCGCTGGGGTATTTTCCTGGCCCCGCAAGACGGTGACCGCAAGATTCACTTCGGTGAGCATTTGGGTGAAGCCGCTTGGCAAGACGCGCCCGGCGAGCATCGTGCCAATTTGCGTCGGATTATCGTCACCCAGGGCGACACGGAACCTGCATCGGTCGAGCAACAACGTCACTTGGGGTTAACAGCGCCTTCACTGTACGACCTGCGTAATCTGTTCCAGGTGAACGTGGAAGAAGGTCGCCACCTATGGGCCATGGTTTACCTGTTGCACCGTTATTTTGGTCGCGATGGTCGTGAAGAGGCCGATGCACTGTTGCAGCGTCACTCCGGTAGCGAAGACAGCCCGCGTATTCTGGGTGCGTTTAATGAGAAAACTCCAGATTGGCTGGCTTTCTACATGTTCACGTACTTTACCGACCGCGACGGCAAATTCCAGCTTAGCGCGTTGTCCGAGTCGGCGTTCGATCCACTGGCACGCACCACCAAGTTCATGCTTACAGAAGAAGCGCATCACATGTTTGTGGGCGAGTCGGGTGTGTCGCGTGTATTGCAGCGTACCGCTCAGGTCATGAACGAATTGAAAACAACTGATCCGGAAGCGATTCGCAAAGCGGGTGTGATCGACTTGCCAACCATTCAGCGTTATCTGAATTTCCACTACAGTGTCACCATCGACCTGTTCGGTGCCGACCAGTCCTCGAACGCTGCTATTTTCTACAGCGCCGGTTTGAAAGGTCGACATGAAGAAGGCAAACGTACCGATGACCACTTGCTGAAGAACGATACCTATCCGATTCTTGAAGTACATAACGGCGAGCTGCGTGAGATTCAGGTGCCTATGCTGAATGCCTTGAACGAAGTACTGCGTGATGACTACATCCGCGATTCGGTTGCCGGTGTGAACCGTTGGAACAAAGTGCTGGAGAAGGCAGGCATTGATTTCCGCCTGACTGTGCCGCACAAAGCGTTCAACCGCCGTATTGGTACTTTGTCAGGAATTCGTGTGTCGCCCGACGGAACGGTATTGACCGAAGAGCAATGGAACGCCAACGTCGACAAGTGGTTGCCGACCGAGGAAGACCGTGCTTATGTTGCTTCCCTGATGGGGCGTGTTGTTGAGCCCGGCAAGTTTGCCAACTGGATTGCACCGCCTCCCATGGGTATCAACCGTCAGCCAATTGATTTCGAATACGTTCGATTCAACTAA
- a CDS encoding benzoate-CoA ligase family protein — MEVCPAELNYAQYLAEFNRSRASKTAYIDDTRKITYGELAGLSARFAGLLKNLDIRREERILLVMHDTVDWPVVFLGGLHAGVVPVAVNTLLTADDYAYMLEHSRAQAVFTSPSLLETVQSAMKNSRHEVKKVVVAGVDANELPADVAHFDTLMQQAEELPPVHTKADEIAFWLYSSGSTGQPKGVVHSHGNLWYTAELYGKPVLGIREDDIAFSAAKLFFAYGLGNALTFPLSVGATVVLMGERPTPEAVFKRLVEHKPTVFYGVPTLYASMLASPALPAKEDVAMRVCASAGEALPKDLGERFTRHFGCYILDGIGSTEMLHIFLSNQMGDVRYGTTGKPVPGYEVELRDDSGKPVAAGAIGDLYIRGSSAALMYWNNRAKTRETMLGDWLKSGDKYVCDADGYYTYAGRSDDMIKVSGQYVSPVEVENVLIQHETVLEAAVIGVEDSQGLVKTSAYVVLRSGIIADAQAQKTLQDYVKSQLAPFKYPRTIHFVEDLPKTATGKIQRFRLRQREQNS; from the coding sequence ATGGAAGTCTGCCCTGCAGAATTGAATTACGCCCAGTATCTGGCTGAGTTCAACCGTTCGCGCGCGTCAAAAACTGCCTATATCGACGACACACGCAAAATTACCTACGGTGAGCTGGCCGGTCTTTCCGCCCGTTTCGCGGGCTTGCTCAAAAACCTGGACATCCGTCGGGAAGAGCGAATTTTACTGGTGATGCACGACACCGTTGATTGGCCGGTGGTCTTTCTGGGCGGCCTGCATGCCGGCGTGGTGCCGGTTGCGGTCAACACCCTGTTAACGGCCGACGACTATGCGTACATGCTTGAACACAGTCGGGCGCAAGCGGTGTTCACCTCACCCAGCCTGCTGGAAACGGTTCAGTCGGCCATGAAAAACTCCCGCCACGAAGTCAAGAAGGTCGTCGTAGCCGGGGTCGACGCGAACGAGCTGCCCGCCGATGTAGCCCATTTCGACACACTCATGCAACAGGCAGAAGAGTTGCCGCCTGTACACACAAAAGCCGACGAAATCGCGTTCTGGCTTTACTCTTCGGGTTCCACAGGTCAGCCTAAAGGGGTGGTTCACAGCCACGGCAACCTTTGGTACACCGCCGAGCTCTACGGCAAACCCGTACTGGGGATTCGCGAAGACGACATCGCTTTTTCCGCCGCGAAACTCTTTTTCGCTTACGGCTTGGGCAATGCACTGACGTTTCCGTTATCAGTCGGTGCAACCGTCGTGCTAATGGGAGAGCGCCCCACCCCTGAAGCCGTTTTCAAACGTCTTGTAGAACACAAACCCACTGTTTTCTATGGCGTACCCACGCTGTACGCCAGTATGCTGGCGTCGCCCGCCCTGCCGGCCAAGGAAGATGTCGCCATGCGAGTCTGTGCCTCAGCAGGTGAGGCACTGCCCAAAGATCTGGGCGAACGTTTTACACGCCATTTTGGCTGCTACATTCTCGACGGCATCGGTTCCACCGAAATGCTGCATATTTTCCTGTCAAACCAAATGGGCGATGTCCGTTACGGCACCACTGGAAAGCCGGTACCTGGATACGAAGTTGAGCTGCGCGACGACTCTGGTAAACCCGTTGCCGCCGGCGCCATCGGTGATCTATATATACGGGGATCCAGCGCGGCACTGATGTATTGGAACAATCGCGCCAAAACACGTGAAACCATGTTGGGCGATTGGCTTAAAAGCGGCGACAAGTACGTTTGCGATGCAGACGGTTATTACACTTATGCCGGCCGAAGCGACGACATGATCAAAGTGAGTGGCCAGTATGTTTCCCCCGTTGAAGTGGAGAATGTACTGATCCAGCACGAAACCGTTCTTGAAGCGGCGGTCATCGGCGTTGAAGACAGCCAGGGGCTGGTAAAAACATCTGCCTACGTCGTACTGCGTTCCGGCATCATCGCAGACGCCCAGGCTCAGAAAACACTGCAGGATTATGTGAAATCCCAGTTGGCGCCGTTCAAGTACCCACGCACGATCCATTTTGTCGAAGATCTTCCCAAAACAGCTACGGGTAAAATCCAGCGTTTCCGACTGCGCCAGCGCGAACAGAACAGCTAA